A genomic region of Gemmatimonadota bacterium contains the following coding sequences:
- a CDS encoding lysophospholipid acyltransferase family protein, protein MLRTLWVLAYGVVLTAVYATRAILGGLLRPADAPCTCDRLARIWGARIVRASGSTIEVEGAEHIDPAQPHILIANHESWFDVFAVLGHVPGRFRFVAKKELARIPIFGQAWRMCGHISVDRSDRSSAVQSLQQAAGRIREDGLTIVLFPEGTRSATGHLLPFKKGAFVLAIQSRVPLVPVAVAGTRQIMPKGSFRVRPGHIRIKVGAPIETAGLTHEDRDALLQRSHDAIAELKGAIGGVPDGDPHTARAGDDRS, encoded by the coding sequence GTGCTGCGGACGCTCTGGGTCCTGGCCTACGGGGTGGTGCTGACCGCCGTCTACGCCACGCGCGCGATCCTGGGGGGCCTGCTGCGCCCCGCCGACGCCCCGTGCACCTGCGACCGGCTCGCGCGCATCTGGGGCGCCCGCATCGTCCGCGCCTCCGGCTCCACGATCGAGGTCGAAGGCGCCGAGCACATCGACCCGGCCCAGCCCCACATCCTCATCGCGAACCACGAGTCGTGGTTCGACGTGTTCGCCGTGCTGGGTCACGTGCCCGGACGATTCCGCTTCGTCGCCAAGAAGGAGCTGGCGCGCATCCCGATCTTCGGGCAGGCCTGGCGCATGTGCGGGCACATCTCGGTCGATCGCTCCGATCGCTCCTCCGCCGTGCAGAGCCTGCAGCAGGCGGCGGGGCGGATCCGGGAGGACGGCCTGACCATCGTGCTGTTCCCGGAAGGCACGCGCTCGGCCACGGGGCACCTGCTGCCGTTCAAGAAGGGCGCCTTCGTGCTGGCCATCCAGTCGCGGGTGCCCCTGGTCCCGGTCGCGGTCGCCGGCACCCGCCAGATCATGCCCAAGGGATCGTTCCGCGTCCGCCCCGGCCACATCCGCATCAAGGTGGGTGCCCCCATCGAGACGGCGGGCTTGACACACGAGGACCGCGACGCGTTGCTCCAGCGTTCGCACGACGCCATCGCCGAGCTCAAGGGGGCCATCGGCGGTGTCCCGGACGGGGATCCCCACACGGCGCGCGCCGGAGACGATCGGTCCTGA
- the thiL gene encoding thiamine-phosphate kinase gives MVDDAPLRSRLGAGAEFRLIEQALQGLGTAAGVRVGPGDDAAVLDGGPFVVTVDVSVEGVHFRRDWMSPQEIGERAARSALSDLAAMAAEPVALLTTVGVDAASASESVPDLLAGVRVAAAEVGAALVGGDLTRVPAGSAWLVDVVAIGRAATPVLRSGGRPGDELWVTGRLGGAALAVRQWEAGHAPGPELLEAFLRPRPRIEAARWLAGQGVLHALIDLSDGLLGDAGHLAAASGLDLEIDAAALPLHEGLLSSGLGVEEARSLALGGGEDYELAFLAPPGRVQPLALRFERETGVLITRVGDAQAGEGRVRVHGLDRLPRSHDHFGSGA, from the coding sequence ATGGTAGACGACGCCCCCCTCCGCTCCCGCCTCGGCGCCGGCGCCGAGTTCCGGCTGATCGAGCAGGCCCTCCAGGGACTGGGCACCGCGGCCGGGGTCCGGGTGGGCCCGGGCGACGACGCGGCCGTCCTGGACGGGGGACCGTTCGTGGTGACGGTCGACGTCTCGGTGGAGGGCGTGCACTTCCGTCGCGACTGGATGTCGCCCCAGGAGATCGGTGAGCGCGCCGCCCGGAGCGCCCTGTCCGACCTGGCCGCGATGGCGGCCGAGCCCGTGGCGCTGCTGACCACCGTGGGTGTGGATGCGGCATCGGCGTCGGAGTCCGTCCCCGACCTGCTCGCGGGCGTACGCGTGGCCGCAGCCGAGGTAGGTGCCGCGCTCGTGGGCGGAGACCTGACCCGCGTGCCCGCCGGATCGGCCTGGCTCGTGGACGTGGTGGCGATCGGGCGGGCGGCCACCCCGGTGCTCCGCTCCGGGGGCCGCCCCGGCGACGAGCTCTGGGTCACCGGCCGACTCGGCGGCGCGGCGCTCGCCGTGCGCCAGTGGGAGGCGGGGCACGCGCCCGGGCCGGAGCTGCTGGAAGCCTTCCTGCGGCCCCGCCCGCGCATCGAGGCGGCGCGCTGGCTGGCGGGGCAGGGGGTGCTGCACGCCCTGATCGATCTCTCCGACGGGCTTCTGGGGGACGCCGGCCACCTGGCCGCGGCGTCCGGCCTGGACCTGGAGATCGACGCGGCGGCGCTTCCGCTGCACGAAGGCCTCCTGAGCTCGGGGCTGGGCGTCGAGGAGGCCCGCTCGCTCGCGCTCGGCGGGGGGGAAGACTACGAGCTGGCCTTCCTGGCTCCGCCCGGGCGGGTGCAACCCCTCGCGCTGCGCTTCGAGCGGGAGACCGGCGTGCTGATCACCCGGGTGGGGGACGCGCAGGCCGGCGAAGGGCGGGTGCGGGTGCATGGGCTCGACCGGCTGCCCCGCTCGCACGACCACTTCGGGAGTGGCGCCTGA